From the Penaeus chinensis breed Huanghai No. 1 chromosome 28, ASM1920278v2, whole genome shotgun sequence genome, one window contains:
- the LOC125039904 gene encoding prolyl 3-hydroxylase OGFOD1-like → MKKVNEVQQETSGNAAGTDAQAVKKKKKRGKRKKKVVAAVTNGAAQEQPKKKKKRKRGKKRARTNSVGESVDGMQTAGGQAGTDTQVNSPEAKGKKLKKSNDNENTSEPLETVGKEKLKVNDQDTPVEGKGKKKLKVNDEGVPVEGKGKKKGKKVNNEAMPMEAKGKKRELEEVNDEGELVDVKKTEKVKDGKTAVKKKKISADKQVDVSAADNETKEVENKSNEKVVFEKKLKKKKKTKKLNQNQVGTNSTAEDGAQEPKGAEEDEPPVKKAKDLTAEPESSEPQRPEGDVGTPAKKKKKKKKKSTSGAVSLNPAYSDLTNKNEIKKHWTEDGAPLKKDNGLEIIKKPFTCGYLPGFLENADILKSIEEELKDIPPLKKNNDLYKFTQTPDLKSSDKPHILRLRDFLYGDFRKWLTEVTGIPLNETVDMGSSTYEHTDVLLCHDDELEGRRIAYILYLVPSWEASDGGTLDLFDTDKNGQPKNIVRSLVPQWNTFAFFEVSPISFHQVAEVLSKDKTRLSINGWFHGPPIDRPPKYEEPPKPLLYPKHVEEDVLYSWINPAYLEESTQKTIRKKFGTDSEIELESFLTEEKYEALSTALKNQGLKWKKTGPANKNSYQVLTNKQPEVLKECLSVLQSEAMFLILSQLTGLSLHKLAPPDSDPDSDEEDEEKEPNPRLKVRVGRWSHGSYTLIRDSDAEELESALDATLFVSVSDKWREDLGGYNSYISKDEDAELLSVLPRSNCFALVYRDAETLKFTKHINAGVLDLEEEDRHYFDINCKYYE, encoded by the exons atgaagaaagtcAATGAAGTTCAACAGGAAACTTCGGGAAATGCAGCAGGCACTGATGCACAGgctgtaaagaagaaaaagaagagaggaaagaggaagaagaaggtagtTGCAGCTGTTACAAATGGGGCAGCCCAAGAgcaaccgaagaagaagaagaagaggaagaggggcaagAAAAGAGCAAGAACCAATAGTGTTGGGGAATCAGTGGATGGGATGCAGACAGCTGGAGGACAAGCAGGAACAGACACACAGGTAAACTCCCCAGAAGCCAAGggaaagaaattgaagaaatcaaatgataacgaaaataccaGTGAACCATTAGAGACTGTGGGAAAAGAGAAATTGAAGGTAAATGATCAAGATACACCAGTGGAaggtaagggaaagaagaaattaaaggtAAATGATGAAGGTGTTCCAGTGGAAggcaaggggaaaaagaaagggaagaaggtaaaTAATGAAGCTATGCCAATGGAAgccaaaggaaaaaagagggagttggaggaggtaAATGATGAAGGTGAATTAGTGGAtgtgaaaaagacagaaaaggtcAAGGACGGCAAAACAGctgtcaaaaagaagaaaattagtgCCGACAAACAAGTTGACGTGTCCGCAGCAGATAATGAGACCAAGGAAGTGGAAAACAAGAGTAATGAAAAAGTGGTGTTTGAGAAAAAactcaagaaaaagaagaaaacaaaaaagttaaatcAGAATCAAGTTGGTACAAACAGTACAGCAGAAGATGGGGCACAGGAACCAAAGGGGGCAGAGGAAGATGAACCTCCAGTAAAGAAAGCAAAGGATTTGACAGCAGAACCTGAGAGCTCTGAACCACAAAGACCAGAAGGGGACGTCGGAACTCcagctaaaaagaagaagaagaagaaaaagaagtctaCATCTGGGGCAGTGAGCTTAAATCCTGCATACAGCGATCTTACCAACAAAAATGAGATCAAGAAACATTGGACTGAAGATGGGGCACCACTTAAGAAAG ATAATGGTTTAGAAATAATTAAGAAGCCGTTCACCTGCGGTTACCTGCCTGGCTTTTTGGAGAATGCTGACATACTGAAGAGCATTGAGGAGGAACTAAAAGACATTCCCCCACTCAAGAAGAATAATGATTTGTACAAG TTTACACAGACTCCAGATCTGAAGTCATCGGACAAACCCCACATTTTGCGCCTTCGAGATTTCTTGTATGGGGACTTCAGGAAGTGGTTGACAGAGGTGACTGGCATACCACTGAATGAGACAGTTGACATGGGTTCCTCTACCTATGAGCATACAG ATGTGTTGTTATGCCATGATGATGAACTGGAAGGTCGTCGCATTGCCTATATCCTGTACCTGGTGCCATCATGGGAGGCAAGTGATGGTGGCACGCTTGATCTCTTCGACACTGACA AAAATGGCCAGCCCAAGAACATTGTGAGATCCTTAGTCCCGCAGTGGAACACGTTTGCCTTCTTCGAGGTCTCTCCCATTTCATTCCATCAG GTAGCAGAGGTTTTATCCAAGGATAAGACTCGCCTCTCCATCAACGGCTGGTTCCATGGTCCTCCCATCGATAGACCTCCTAAGTACGAGGAGCCACCAAAACCATTGTTGTATCCCAAGCATGTAGAG GAAGATGTACTTTACAGCTGGATCAACCCAGCCTACCTGGAAGAAAGCACACAGAAAACAATCCGAAAAAAGTTTGGCACAGACTCAGAAATAGAACTAGAAAGTTTTTTGACAGAGGAGAAGTATGAGGCACTTAGCACAGCTCTCAAAAACCAAGGATTAAAGTGGAAGAAAACAGGACCTGCTAATAAGAACTCCTATCAG GTGTTGACCAACAAGCAACCAGAAGTGCTGAAGGAGTGCTTGTCTGTCCTACAGTCTGAGGCCATGTTCCTTATCCTGTCTCAGCTGACTGGTCTCTCGCTACACAAGCTTGCTCCACCTGACTCTGATCCAGACAGtgatgaggaagacgaagagaaag agcCAAACCCACGGCTAAAAGTTCGTGTGGGGCGCTGGAGCCATGGCTCCTACACTCTCATCAGGGACAGCGATGCGGAGGAGCTGGAGAGTGCCCTGGATGctactctctttgtgtctgtgtctgacaaGTGGAGGGAAGACCTGGGAGGGTACAATAGCTATATCAGCAAGGATGAGGATGCAGAG TTGCTGAGTGTGCTGCCTCGTTCCAACTGCTTTGCCCTAGTCTACCGTGACGCTGAGACTCTCAAGTTCACGAAGCACATCAATGCAGGAGTCTTGGATCttgaagaggaagacagacactACTTTGATATAAACTGCAAATACTATGAGTGA